GATTCAGGGAATCGATGACAAGCTGTTTGATTTCCAGCTCAAGGGATTGCATGGATCGGGATCTCCGTCGAAAAGTAATGGCTCAGATAGCGGGTCAGTTGCCGTACGGCCAGCGCTTCGCTGCCGTCGGCTTCCAGAAAGGGCGCGACTTCGATGTCGTCACGGACATCGAAGGAAAAATCGATGATGCGCGGCGGCACCTTCCACCATGGCAGTTCCTTGCTCAGCGCGGGCGGCGAGCAGCGAATATGCACGGGTGTCATGTCGCAGCGTCCGCGAATGGCGATATTGGCCGCGCCGCGCTGCAGTTGCAGCGGCCGGCCGGGGGTGGTGCGCGTGCCTTCGGGGAAGATGATCAGATTGTTGCCTGCCCGCAGCGACGCGATGCAGTCGTCGATCACGCCGACGCCGGAATCGTTGCAGATGTAGCTGGCGGCCCGGACCGGGCCGCGGGTGAACGGATTGCGCGCCAGCCCGGCCTTCACCACGCAGTCGGCGTTCGGCACCATGGCGATCAGGAAAACCACGTCGATCAGGCTCGGGTGATTGGCCAGAATCAGCTGTCCGCCGCGCGCCAGCCGCTCCTGCCCGCTGATCCGGTAACGCAGCAGACCGAGCCCGCACATGATGTCGACGAACAGGCGGAACGAATGGTGGATGGCCAGCCGCGCCCGCCGCGTGCGGCGCACCGGATCGCGATCCAGCCACTGCAACAGCGGAAAGTACGCCAGCCACAGCAGCAGGCCGCCGAGGCCGAAGACGGAAAAGGCCAGCCCGGTTGCCAGCAGGCGCCAGGCGCGACCGGCGCGTTCAGTCATGCCGGCACCATTGCCATTGCCGCACCCCGACCCGGCGGGTATAGGCCGGCCGGTCCGACAGCAGAAAGGCCAGCGCGGCCAGATCCGGCGGCAGCACGCCGTCGGCCACGCACTCCCGGCCGGCCT
This genomic interval from Microvirgula aerodenitrificans DSM 15089 contains the following:
- a CDS encoding lysophospholipid acyltransferase family protein, translated to MTERAGRAWRLLATGLAFSVFGLGGLLLWLAYFPLLQWLDRDPVRRTRRARLAIHHSFRLFVDIMCGLGLLRYRISGQERLARGGQLILANHPSLIDVVFLIAMVPNADCVVKAGLARNPFTRGPVRAASYICNDSGVGVIDDCIASLRAGNNLIIFPEGTRTTPGRPLQLQRGAANIAIRGRCDMTPVHIRCSPPALSKELPWWKVPPRIIDFSFDVRDDIEVAPFLEADGSEALAVRQLTRYLSHYFSTEIPIHAIP